One window from the genome of Nicotiana sylvestris chromosome 9, ASM39365v2, whole genome shotgun sequence encodes:
- the LOC104226543 gene encoding premnaspirodiene oxygenase-like produces MQFFNFFSLFLFVSFLFLFKKLKNSNSQTKRLPPGPWKLPIIGSMLHLLGGLPHHVLRDLAKKYGPIMHLQLGEVSLVVISSPEMAKEVLKTHDLAFASRPLLVAAKIVFYNGTDIAFSPYGNYWRQMRKICLLELLSAKNVKSFNSIRQDEVHRMIEFFRSSPGKPVNVTKRFALFTSSMTCRSAFGQEYKEQDEFARLVKKVSNLMEGFDVADIFPSLKFLHVLTGMKAKVMDAHNELDEILDNIITEHKKVAKTNCESGSEGIIDVLLRLMKEGGLQFPITNDNIKAIIFDMFAAGTETSATTINWAMVEMMKNPSVFAKTQAEVRKILRGKETFGEIDVDEFKYLKMVIKETFRLHPPLPLLLPRECREETDLNGYTIPLKTKVVVNVWAMGRDPKYWDDVESFKPERFENNSMDYTGNNFEYLPFGSGRRICPGISFGLANVYFPLAQLLYHFDWKLPTEINPSELDLTEAAGAACARKNDLHLIATPYQHCQE; encoded by the exons ATGCAGTTCTTcaacttcttttcccttttcctttttgtGTCATTCCTCTTTTTATTTAAGAAATTGAAGAATTCCAATAGCCAAACCAAAAGATTGCCTCCAGGTCCATGGAAATTACCTATTATTGGAAGCATGCTTCATTTGCTAGGTGGACTGCCACATCATGTCCTTAGAGATTTAGCCAAAAAATATGGACCAATTATGCACCTTCAACTAGGCGAAGTTTCTCTAGTTGTTATTAGTTCTCCTGAGATGGCAAAAGAAGTACTAAAAACTCATGACCTCGCTTTTGCATCTAGGCCTTTACTTGTAGCTGCCAAGATTGTTTTTTATAATGGGACGGACATTGCCTTTTCTCCCTATGGCAATTACTGGAGACAAATGCGTAAAATTTGTCTCTTGGAATTGCTCAGTGCCAAAAACGTCAAGTCATTCAACTCAATTAGACAAGATGAAGTTCATCGTATGATTGAATTTTTTCGATCATCTCCTGGTAAGCCGGTTAATGTAACAAAAAGGTTTGCTCTATTCACAAGCTCTATGACATGTAGATCAGCCTTTGGACAAGAATACAAGGAGCAAGATGAATTTGCACGATTAGTCAAAAAAGTGTCAAACTTAATGGAAGGGTTTGATGTGGCTGATATATTCCCTTCATTGAAGTTTCTTCATGTGCTTACTGGAATGAAGGCTAAAGTGATGGATGCACACAATGAACTAGATGAGATTCTTGATAATATCATCACTGAGCACAAGAAGGTTGCAAAGACCAATTGTGAATCAGGAAGTGAAGGTATAATTGATGTACTGCTAAGACTTATGAAGGAAGGAGGTCTTCAATTTCCAATCACTAACGACAACATCAAAGCTATTATCTTT GACATGTTTGCTGCGGGAACAGAAACTTCAGCAACAACAATTAATTGGGCCATGGTCGAAATGATGAAGAATCCAAGTGTATTTGCCAAAACTCAAGCAGAGGTAAGAAAAATCTTGAGAGGGAAAGAAACTTTTGGTGAAATTGATGTCGATGAGTTCAAATACCTAAAGATGGTCATTAAAGAAACTTTCAGACTCCACCCTCCGCTACCTCTTTTGCTTCCAAGAGAATGTAGAGAAGAAACAGACTTAAATGGCTACACTATTCCATTGAAAACAAAAGTGGTGGTTAATGTTTGGGCAATGGGAAGAGATCCAAAATATTGGGATGATGTAGAAAGCTTTAAACCTGAGAGATTTGAAAATAACTCTATGGATTATACTGGTAATAATTTTGAATATCTTCCGTTCGGTAGCGGAAGGAGAATTTGCCCTGGAATATCATTTGGTTTAGCAAATGTTTATTTTCCACTAGCTCAATTGTTGTATCATTTTGACTGGAAACTCCCAACTGAAATCAATCCAAGTGAACTAGACTTGACTGAGGCGGCTGGAGCAGCTTGTGCTAGAAAGAATGACCTACACTTAATCGCTACTCCTTATCAACATTGTCAAGAGTGA